A section of the Streptomyces xinghaiensis S187 genome encodes:
- the radA gene encoding DNA repair protein RadA has translation MASRTRTSAKDRPSYRCTECGWTTAKWLGRCPECQTWGTVEEAGGAPAVRTTAPGRVSTAALPIGQVDGRRATARATGVPELDRVLGGGLVPGAVVLLAGEPGVGKSTLLLDVAAKAATDQERTLYVTGEESASQVRLRADRIGAISDHLYLAAETDLSAVLGHLDSVKPSLLVLDSVQTVASPEIDGAPGGMAQVREVAGALIRASKERGMSTLLVGHVTKDGAIAGPRLLEHLVDVVLHFEGDRHARLRLVRGVKNRYGTTDEVGCFELHDEGITGLADPSGLFLTRRAEPVPGTCLTVTLEGRRPLVAEVQALTVDSQIPSPRRTTSGLETSRVSMMLAVLEQRGKISQLGKRDIYSATVGGVKLSEPAADLAIALALASAASDTPLPKNLVAIGEVGLAGEVRRVTGVQRRLSEAARLGFTHALVPTDPGRVPEGMRVIEVADMGEALRVLPRRPRRERAEESEGAGGAERSGRPGRPGRPDRGAAESSPLSGGAPG, from the coding sequence ATGGCTTCCCGCACCCGTACGTCCGCCAAGGACCGTCCCTCCTACCGCTGCACCGAGTGCGGCTGGACCACCGCCAAGTGGCTCGGCCGCTGCCCCGAGTGCCAGACGTGGGGCACGGTCGAGGAGGCCGGCGGCGCGCCCGCCGTGCGGACGACCGCGCCCGGCCGGGTGTCCACCGCGGCGCTGCCGATCGGCCAGGTCGACGGCCGCCGGGCGACCGCGCGGGCCACGGGCGTGCCCGAGCTGGACCGGGTGCTGGGGGGCGGCCTGGTGCCGGGCGCCGTCGTGCTGCTGGCCGGCGAACCGGGCGTGGGCAAGTCGACGCTGCTGCTGGATGTCGCGGCCAAGGCGGCCACCGACCAGGAGCGCACGCTCTACGTCACCGGCGAGGAGTCCGCGAGCCAGGTGCGGCTCCGCGCCGACCGGATCGGCGCGATCTCGGACCATCTGTATCTGGCGGCGGAGACGGACCTGTCGGCCGTGCTCGGCCATCTCGACTCCGTCAAGCCGTCGTTGCTGGTCCTGGACTCCGTGCAGACGGTGGCCTCCCCGGAGATCGACGGCGCGCCCGGCGGCATGGCGCAGGTGCGGGAGGTGGCGGGGGCGCTGATCCGGGCCTCCAAGGAGCGCGGGATGTCCACGCTGCTGGTGGGCCACGTCACCAAGGACGGCGCCATCGCCGGGCCGCGGCTGCTGGAGCATCTCGTCGACGTGGTGCTGCACTTCGAGGGCGACCGGCACGCCCGGCTGCGGCTGGTCCGGGGCGTCAAGAACCGCTACGGCACGACGGACGAGGTGGGCTGCTTCGAACTGCACGACGAGGGGATCACGGGCCTCGCCGACCCGTCGGGTCTCTTCCTCACCCGCCGCGCCGAGCCGGTCCCGGGCACCTGTCTGACGGTGACGCTGGAGGGGCGCCGGCCGCTGGTCGCGGAGGTGCAGGCGCTCACCGTCGACTCGCAGATCCCGTCACCGCGCAGGACGACCTCGGGCCTGGAGACTTCCCGGGTGTCGATGATGCTGGCGGTGCTGGAGCAGCGCGGCAAGATCTCCCAGCTGGGGAAGCGAGACATCTACAGCGCCACGGTCGGCGGGGTGAAGCTGTCGGAGCCGGCGGCGGATCTCGCGATCGCCCTGGCGCTGGCGAGCGCGGCGAGCGACACCCCGCTGCCGAAGAACCTCGTCGCGATCGGCGAGGTCGGCCTGGCGGGCGAGGTCCGGCGGGTCACGGGGGTGCAGCGCCGGCTGTCGGAGGCGGCCCGCTTGGGCTTCACCCACGCGCTGGTGCCGACCGATCCGGGGCGGGTGCCGGAGGGGATGCGGGTCATCGAGGTCGCGGACATGGGGGAGGCGCTGCGGGTGCTGCCGCGCCGGCCGCGCCGGGAGCGGGCCGAGGAGTCGGAGGGGGCCGGCGGGGCGGAGCGGTCCGGGCGGCCGGGCCGGCCGGGGCGTCCGGACCGCGGTGCGGCGGAGTCCTCGCCGCTCTCGGGAGGCGCCCCGGGCTGA
- the disA gene encoding DNA integrity scanning diadenylate cyclase DisA — protein MAANDRAATPGKSGGSSGTEGLMRASLSAVAPGTALRDGLERVLRGNTGGLIVLGMDKHVEAMCSGGFVLDVEFSATRLRELCKLDGALILDKDITKIVRAGVQLVPDASIPTEETGTRHRTAQRVSIQAGFPVVSVSQSMRLIALYVGGQRRVLEDSAAILSRANQALATLERYKLRLDEVAGTLSALEIEDLVTVRDVSAVAQRLEMVRRIATEIAEYVVELGTDGRLLSLQLDELIAGVEPERELVVRDYVPEPTAKRTRTVPEALSELDKLSHTELLELPVVARALGYSGSPETLDSAVSPRGYRLLAKVPRLPNTIIERLVEHFGGLQKLLAASVDDLQTVDGVGEARARSVREGLSRLAESSILERYV, from the coding sequence GTGGCAGCCAACGACCGGGCAGCGACTCCCGGCAAATCCGGCGGGAGCTCCGGTACCGAGGGCCTGATGCGCGCCTCGCTGAGCGCTGTCGCGCCCGGTACCGCCCTGCGCGACGGACTCGAGCGCGTTCTCCGCGGGAACACCGGCGGACTGATCGTGCTGGGCATGGACAAGCACGTCGAGGCCATGTGCTCCGGCGGCTTCGTCCTCGATGTGGAGTTCTCCGCGACGCGCCTGCGCGAGCTGTGCAAGCTCGACGGCGCGCTCATCCTCGACAAGGACATCACCAAGATCGTGCGGGCGGGGGTGCAGCTCGTCCCCGACGCGTCGATCCCGACCGAGGAGACCGGCACCCGGCACCGCACGGCGCAGCGCGTGTCGATCCAGGCCGGCTTCCCCGTGGTCTCCGTCAGCCAGTCGATGCGGCTGATCGCGCTCTACGTCGGCGGGCAGCGCCGGGTGCTGGAGGACTCGGCGGCGATCCTGTCCCGCGCCAACCAGGCCCTCGCCACGCTGGAGCGGTACAAGCTCCGTCTCGACGAGGTGGCGGGCACTCTCTCCGCCCTGGAGATCGAGGACTTGGTGACGGTCCGGGACGTCTCCGCCGTGGCGCAGCGGCTGGAGATGGTCCGCCGCATCGCCACCGAGATCGCCGAGTACGTCGTCGAGCTGGGCACCGACGGCCGGCTTCTCTCGCTCCAGCTGGACGAGTTGATCGCGGGAGTCGAACCGGAGCGCGAGCTGGTGGTGCGGGACTACGTGCCCGAGCCGACCGCCAAGCGGACCCGCACGGTCCCCGAGGCCCTCTCCGAGCTCGACAAGCTGTCGCACACCGAGCTGCTGGAACTGCCGGTGGTGGCCCGCGCCCTGGGCTACAGCGGTTCGCCCGAGACGCTCGACTCGGCGGTGTCGCCGCGGGGTTACCGGCTGCTGGCCAAGGTGCCGCGGCTGCCGAACACCATCATCGAGCGGCTGGTGGAGCACTTCGGCGGGCTGCAGAAGCTGCTCGCCGCGAGCGTCGACGATCTGCAGACGGTCGACGGGGTGGGCGAGGCCCGGGCGCGCTCGGTGCGCGAGGGCCTGTCCCGGCTGGCGGAGTCCTCGATCCTCGAACGCTACGTCTGA